The following are from one region of the Tenacibaculum dicentrarchi genome:
- a CDS encoding tetratricopeptide repeat protein: MSNTCITRIENYWKIKTKNANELFNQGNYNEALTYYTDALYRAEVLTKNTENCDNVGIPFVQVYMISCNNIANTYKELGKPKQAIKILKNSVYYLLYLAENNQNSIPRIQSELRRATLNYFNFTKEIQYENNEDYLMLVLKENLLKNEA, encoded by the coding sequence ATGAGCAATACTTGTATAACTCGCATCGAGAACTATTGGAAAATAAAAACTAAAAATGCAAATGAATTGTTTAATCAAGGAAATTATAACGAAGCATTAACCTATTATACAGATGCTTTGTATCGAGCTGAAGTTTTAACAAAAAACACAGAAAATTGTGATAATGTTGGTATTCCTTTTGTGCAGGTTTATATGATTTCGTGTAACAATATTGCCAATACTTATAAAGAATTAGGAAAGCCTAAACAAGCCATTAAAATATTAAAAAATTCGGTGTATTATTTATTGTATTTAGCAGAAAACAATCAAAATTCTATACCTAGAATTCAGTCAGAATTACGAAGAGCAACCCTAAACTATTTTAATTTTACAAAAGAAATTCAATACGAAAATAACGAAGATTACTTAATGTTAGTTTTAAAAGAAAACTTATTAAAAAATGAGGCTTAA
- a CDS encoding ExbD/TolR family protein has protein sequence MARRENPEINAGSMADIAFLLLIFFLVTTTMDVDSGIPKKLAEKSDVVPPIVKEKNIFQVAINRNNQLFVEDEGMDLKDLKDAAVKFIDNGGGVGNPMPGQDAGATCNYCQGAKDPLSSDHPNKAIIAVESDRGTEFGMYVAVQNELLKAYAELRNKLCQQKYGMSFTELDKTFKAGARKDDALRKKVEDIKNSYPQIISDTEPTNVQ, from the coding sequence ATGGCAAGAAGAGAAAATCCAGAAATTAATGCAGGTTCTATGGCAGATATTGCATTCTTGCTACTTATCTTTTTCCTTGTAACAACTACAATGGATGTTGATTCAGGTATCCCTAAAAAGTTAGCTGAAAAATCAGATGTTGTACCACCTATTGTAAAAGAGAAAAACATTTTTCAAGTCGCTATTAATAGAAACAATCAATTATTCGTAGAGGATGAGGGAATGGATTTAAAAGACTTAAAAGATGCGGCTGTTAAATTTATAGATAACGGTGGTGGTGTTGGTAACCCAATGCCAGGACAAGATGCAGGTGCAACTTGTAACTATTGTCAAGGAGCTAAAGATCCACTTTCGTCAGATCATCCAAACAAAGCCATTATTGCTGTTGAAAGTGATAGAGGTACTGAGTTTGGTATGTATGTTGCTGTTCAAAATGAATTATTAAAAGCTTACGCTGAATTACGTAACAAATTATGCCAACAAAAATACGGTATGAGTTTTACAGAATTAGACAAAACTTTTAAAGCAGGTGCAAGAAAAGATGACGCATTAAGGAAAAAAGTAGAAGATATAAAAAATAGTTATCCTCAAATTATATCGGATACCGAGCCAACAAATGTTCAATAG
- a CDS encoding ExbD/TolR family protein → MSKFKNKKKEMPAVNTSSLPDIVFMLLFFFMVTTVMRESDLAIENPRLPSASEVKKLERKSLVSTIYVGKAKDAKYGKGYNRIQLNDKIATPEDVPSFIFLERGNVSEAEVPFMTTSIKMDKESSVGTLADIREKLRDVNALKLSLSTHKSADIKK, encoded by the coding sequence ATGTCTAAATTTAAAAATAAGAAAAAAGAGATGCCAGCAGTGAATACTTCTTCACTTCCTGATATTGTTTTTATGTTATTATTCTTTTTCATGGTAACAACAGTAATGAGAGAAAGCGATTTAGCTATTGAAAATCCTCGTTTACCTAGTGCTAGTGAAGTAAAGAAGCTTGAACGTAAAAGTTTAGTGAGCACTATTTATGTTGGTAAGGCAAAAGATGCTAAATATGGAAAGGGCTATAATAGAATTCAGTTAAACGACAAGATTGCTACACCAGAAGATGTACCTTCTTTTATTTTCTTAGAAAGAGGAAATGTATCGGAAGCTGAAGTTCCTTTTATGACTACTTCTATAAAGATGGATAAAGAATCGAGTGTTGGTACTTTAGCTGATATTCGTGAGAAATTAAGAGACGTAAATGCTCTTAAATTAAGTTTATCTACGCATAAATCAGCAGATATTAAAAAGTAA
- a CDS encoding TetR family transcriptional regulator, whose translation MGRKNMSAIRKKEMIIGFYELSKKIGLENVSIGKLAEHLQISKSLVMHYFNNKALLLKELNNYILEQYLLIINSEENISIKHKDDLNAFIKNLFTRKWNDYIDDGVFYSLYALIYRDEELRENFNNFNKILHLALHKKLTQAKERHIISNDNIDTLTEIIFAMIDGGYYYLGTQTNDSETYNKQVEIYLNHINTFIIYKQ comes from the coding sequence ATGGGCAGAAAAAATATGAGTGCTATTCGTAAAAAAGAAATGATTATTGGTTTTTATGAACTCTCAAAAAAAATTGGTTTAGAAAATGTTTCTATTGGTAAACTTGCCGAGCATTTACAAATAAGTAAAAGCTTGGTAATGCACTATTTTAACAATAAAGCCCTCTTACTTAAAGAATTAAACAATTATATATTAGAGCAATATTTATTAATTATAAATTCCGAAGAAAACATTTCTATAAAACACAAGGATGATTTAAATGCGTTTATCAAAAATTTATTTACAAGAAAATGGAATGATTATATTGATGATGGCGTATTTTATAGTTTATACGCTTTAATTTATAGAGATGAAGAGTTGCGTGAAAATTTTAATAATTTCAACAAAATATTACATCTAGCATTACACAAAAAATTAACACAAGCAAAAGAACGCCATATTATTAGCAATGATAATATTGATACCTTAACTGAAATTATTTTCGCAATGATTGATGGTGGCTATTATTATTTAGGAACTCAAACAAACGATTCTGAAACCTATAACAAACAGGTAGAAATTTACTTGAATCACATTAACACATTTATCATTTACAAACAATAG
- a CDS encoding asparaginase, with translation MSKNQKKPKILIVYTGGTIGMVKDYKTGALKAFDFSQISSKIPELQQLHCEITTISFDEAIDSSNMNVSYYTNIAQIIADNYDRFDGFVVLTGSDTMSYTSSAISFMFENLQKPVIFTGSQLPIGDLRTDAKENLITSIQIASTHKNEKPVIQEVGLYFEYKLYRANRTTKINAEQFEAFTSMNYPPLAVSGVHLNFNYPVLFEPKKTENKLIFRKKLDNNVAILKLFPGITAAVVKSLINIPDLKGIVLETYGSGNAPTQKWFINLLEKAIFKGIHIVNVTQCAGGSVILGHYETSSDLKRIGIIDGKDITTETAIAKMMYLLGEKLSKEEFKHYFETSLRGEIH, from the coding sequence ATGTCAAAAAATCAAAAAAAACCTAAAATTTTAATCGTATATACAGGAGGAACTATTGGTATGGTTAAAGATTATAAAACAGGCGCTTTAAAAGCTTTTGATTTTAGCCAAATATCGAGTAAAATACCTGAATTACAGCAATTACATTGTGAAATAACAACTATTTCATTTGATGAAGCAATTGATTCGTCTAATATGAATGTGAGTTATTATACTAATATTGCGCAAATTATTGCCGACAATTATGATAGATTTGATGGTTTTGTAGTACTTACAGGCTCTGATACTATGTCATATACATCATCAGCAATTAGTTTTATGTTTGAAAATTTACAAAAACCAGTAATTTTTACAGGTTCGCAATTGCCAATTGGTGACTTACGTACCGATGCAAAGGAAAACTTAATTACTTCGATACAAATAGCATCAACACATAAAAATGAAAAACCAGTAATACAAGAAGTTGGGCTTTATTTTGAATATAAATTATATCGAGCTAATAGAACCACTAAAATAAATGCCGAACAATTTGAAGCTTTTACATCAATGAATTATCCGCCTTTAGCGGTAAGTGGCGTGCATTTGAATTTTAATTATCCAGTGTTGTTTGAACCCAAAAAAACAGAAAATAAACTTATCTTCAGAAAAAAATTAGATAATAACGTAGCTATTTTAAAATTATTTCCAGGGATAACCGCTGCGGTTGTAAAAAGCTTGATTAATATTCCTGATTTAAAAGGAATTGTTTTAGAAACCTACGGATCGGGAAATGCACCTACCCAAAAATGGTTTATAAATTTACTTGAAAAAGCAATATTTAAAGGAATTCACATTGTAAATGTAACTCAATGTGCTGGTGGAAGTGTTATCTTAGGGCATTATGAAACTAGTTCTGACCTAAAACGCATCGGAATTATTGATGGAAAAGATATAACGACAGAGACTGCTATTGCTAAAATGATGTATTTATTAGGTGAAAAATTATCAAAAGAAGAGTTTAAACATTATTTTGAAACATCGTTGCGTGGAGAAATTCACTAA
- a CDS encoding MotA/TolQ/ExbB proton channel family protein — protein sequence MKKVVNFLTVAGFMFLGAIQSASAQEAEKTFHQELKQRFIEGDPQFMGIVLVALILGLAIAIERIIYLNMATTNTKKLVASVDDALSSGGIEAAKEVCRNTKGPVASIFYQGLERADEGLEAAEKAVVGYGGVQMGLLEKNVSWLSLFIALAPMLGFMGTVIGMIEAFDKIAVANDISPAVVAGGIKIALLTTVFGLVAAIILQIFYNYIVSKIDSIVNNMEDASISLIDLLAKYKK from the coding sequence ATGAAGAAAGTAGTAAATTTCCTAACTGTTGCAGGATTTATGTTTTTAGGGGCTATTCAGTCAGCAAGTGCTCAAGAAGCAGAAAAAACTTTTCACCAAGAGTTAAAACAACGTTTTATTGAAGGAGATCCTCAGTTTATGGGTATCGTATTGGTTGCTTTAATTTTAGGATTAGCAATTGCAATTGAAAGAATTATTTATTTAAACATGGCTACAACGAATACTAAAAAATTAGTAGCAAGTGTAGATGATGCTTTAAGTTCTGGTGGTATTGAAGCTGCTAAAGAGGTTTGTAGAAATACAAAAGGACCTGTTGCTTCTATCTTTTATCAAGGATTAGAAAGAGCTGACGAAGGTTTAGAAGCTGCTGAAAAAGCGGTAGTAGGTTACGGTGGTGTACAAATGGGATTATTAGAGAAAAACGTTTCTTGGTTATCTTTATTTATTGCATTAGCACCAATGTTAGGTTTCATGGGTACTGTAATTGGTATGATTGAAGCTTTTGATAAGATCGCAGTAGCAAATGATATTTCTCCAGCCGTAGTAGCAGGTGGTATTAAAATTGCACTTTTAACAACGGTATTTGGTCTTGTAGCAGCAATTATCTTACAAATTTTTTATAATTACATCGTTTCTAAAATTGATAGTATTGTAAATAATATGGAAGATGCTTCAATTTCTTTAATCGACTTATTAGCTAAGTATAAAAAATAA
- a CDS encoding zinc metallopeptidase gives MIGFYVLIGIISLCSWLVSNMLKRKFKKYSQVHLKNGMSGAEIAQKMLNDHGINDVKVISTPGMLTDHYNPQNKTVNLSEGVYNQRNAASAAVAAHEVGHAVQHARAYEYLQMRSKLVPMVSITSKYSQWMVIGGITFGAASGNSVIGFYIAIAGLIFMAVGTLFSFVTLPVEYDASNRALAWLEDKHIVTREELAGSRDALKWAARTYLVAALGSLAMLLYWGMRILGNRD, from the coding sequence ATGATAGGTTTTTATGTGCTGATAGGAATTATTTCGCTATGTAGCTGGTTAGTAAGCAATATGCTTAAACGTAAATTTAAGAAATATTCACAGGTTCATTTAAAAAATGGCATGAGTGGCGCTGAAATTGCACAAAAAATGTTAAACGATCACGGAATTAATGATGTAAAAGTAATTTCAACTCCAGGAATGTTAACAGATCATTACAACCCTCAAAACAAGACGGTTAATTTAAGTGAAGGTGTTTATAACCAACGAAATGCCGCATCAGCAGCCGTTGCAGCACACGAAGTTGGGCATGCTGTACAACATGCTAGAGCTTATGAATATTTACAAATGCGTTCAAAATTAGTACCGATGGTAAGTATTACTTCTAAGTATTCACAATGGATGGTTATTGGTGGAATTACCTTTGGAGCTGCTTCTGGTAACTCAGTAATTGGCTTTTACATTGCTATTGCAGGGTTAATTTTTATGGCAGTTGGTACGCTGTTTAGTTTTGTAACTTTACCTGTTGAATATGACGCTAGCAATAGAGCTTTGGCTTGGCTAGAAGATAAACACATTGTAACTCGTGAAGAATTAGCGGGCTCGAGAGATGCCTTAAAATGGGCAGCAAGAACCTATTTAGTTGCCGCTTTAGGATCATTAGCTATGTTATTATATTGGGGAATGCGAATTTTAGGAAATAGAGATTAG
- a CDS encoding SusD/RagB family nutrient-binding outer membrane lipoprotein: MPFILAEAKEKGLISVGNAAAYYNKAVKANFDDLKVQMPADFLTNTAVYNSTSEILYEQKWLSLYHVGLEAWFDWKRSKKPSFIKAGSGNLNGNLVPVRLLYPSLEKSVNKTNYKKASSAMGGDTMNAAAWWW; encoded by the coding sequence ATGCCTTTTATTTTAGCTGAAGCAAAAGAAAAAGGACTGATATCAGTAGGTAATGCCGCTGCTTATTATAACAAAGCAGTAAAAGCTAATTTTGATGATTTAAAAGTGCAAATGCCTGCTGATTTTTTAACAAATACAGCGGTCTATAATTCAACTTCAGAAATATTATACGAACAAAAATGGCTGTCATTATATCATGTTGGTTTAGAGGCATGGTTTGATTGGAAACGAAGCAAAAAACCTTCTTTTATAAAAGCAGGTTCAGGAAATTTAAATGGTAATTTAGTGCCTGTTCGTTTATTATACCCGAGTTTAGAAAAATCTGTAAATAAAACAAATTATAAAAAAGCATCAAGTGCCATGGGAGGCGATACCATGAATGCTGCTGCTTGGTGGTGGTAA
- the dusB gene encoding tRNA dihydrouridine synthase DusB: MIKIGNIELPDFPLLLAPMEDVSDPPFRALCKENGADVVYTEFISSEGLIRDAAKSVMKLDIYEKERPVGIQIFGANLESMLRSVEIVEKSNPDIIDINFGCPVKKVVSKGAGAGILKDIDLMVSLTEAMVKHTNLPVTVKTRLGWDEDSIKIVEVAERLQDVGCAAISIHGRTRAQMYKGEANWAPIAEVKNNPRMHIPVFGNGDVDTPEKAMRMRDVYGLDGCMIGRASIGYPWFFNEIKHYFKTGEYLAKPTIAQRVEMARRHLQMAIDWKGPVLGVFETRRHYTNYFKGIPHFKEYRMKMVTSDAPEDVFKALDEVEAKFGNAIIPDIK; the protein is encoded by the coding sequence TTGATAAAAATAGGCAATATAGAACTTCCTGATTTTCCGCTATTATTAGCGCCGATGGAAGATGTGAGTGACCCACCTTTTAGAGCTTTATGCAAAGAAAATGGTGCCGATGTGGTATATACTGAATTTATTTCTTCGGAAGGATTAATTCGTGATGCAGCAAAAAGCGTTATGAAATTAGATATTTACGAAAAAGAACGTCCTGTTGGGATTCAAATATTTGGTGCAAATTTAGAATCGATGCTACGATCTGTAGAAATCGTTGAAAAATCAAACCCTGATATTATTGATATTAATTTTGGCTGCCCTGTTAAAAAAGTAGTTTCTAAAGGAGCTGGAGCAGGTATTTTAAAAGATATCGATTTGATGGTTTCCCTAACCGAAGCAATGGTAAAACACACCAATTTACCTGTAACGGTTAAAACTCGTTTAGGCTGGGATGAAGACTCTATTAAAATTGTAGAAGTTGCCGAACGTTTACAAGATGTTGGCTGTGCTGCAATTTCTATCCACGGACGAACTCGTGCACAAATGTATAAAGGTGAAGCAAATTGGGCACCGATTGCCGAAGTAAAAAATAACCCTAGAATGCATATTCCTGTGTTTGGAAATGGTGATGTTGATACGCCTGAAAAAGCCATGAGAATGCGTGATGTATATGGTTTAGATGGCTGTATGATTGGTAGAGCTTCTATTGGGTATCCTTGGTTTTTTAACGAAATAAAACATTATTTTAAAACAGGAGAATATTTAGCAAAACCAACCATCGCACAGCGTGTGGAAATGGCTCGAAGACATTTGCAAATGGCAATTGATTGGAAAGGACCTGTTTTAGGGGTTTTTGAAACACGAAGACATTATACCAATTATTTTAAAGGAATCCCACATTTTAAAGAATATAGAATGAAAATGGTTACTTCGGATGCTCCAG
- a CDS encoding CBU_0592 family membrane protein, with protein MTFFTLIGWLGTILYIISYLFLSLEKLSSRKKTYHFLNILGACCLIVNAMPNKDYPNMVVNFFWGLIALFTIIKIHRRAN; from the coding sequence ATGACATTTTTTACTTTAATAGGCTGGCTAGGAACGATACTTTATATTATATCGTACCTGTTTTTAAGTTTAGAGAAATTATCTTCCCGAAAAAAAACATATCATTTTTTGAATATTTTAGGTGCTTGCTGTTTGATTGTAAATGCAATGCCAAATAAAGATTATCCTAATATGGTAGTTAATTTTTTCTGGGGATTAATAGCCTTATTTACCATTATAAAAATACATCGCCGTGCTAATTAA
- a CDS encoding NADPH-dependent FMN reductase — protein sequence MTKKISIIVGSLRKGSYARKTAKNVLNMFPENFEVSIVEIRDLPLYNFDYDDPIETDFPTPKEYTEFRNTVKSSDGILFVTPENNRTIPACLKNAVDVCSKPNHDVAWKNKPNAIISHSVGKMGGYSSQKNLRLALSYFDMPSVQQPEVFLGNSPTYFDEKGNINVQRTKKFLQDYIDRFSHLVENK from the coding sequence ATGACTAAAAAAATAAGCATTATAGTAGGAAGTTTACGCAAAGGCTCTTACGCTCGTAAAACCGCCAAAAATGTATTAAATATGTTTCCTGAAAATTTTGAAGTAAGCATTGTTGAAATTAGAGACTTACCGTTATATAATTTTGATTATGATGACCCCATAGAAACCGATTTTCCAACCCCCAAAGAATATACCGAGTTTCGAAATACGGTAAAATCTTCAGATGGAATTTTATTTGTAACCCCCGAAAATAACAGAACAATTCCTGCCTGCTTAAAAAATGCGGTTGATGTTTGCTCAAAACCTAATCATGATGTGGCCTGGAAAAATAAACCAAATGCCATTATAAGCCATTCGGTAGGAAAAATGGGCGGTTATAGTTCACAAAAAAACCTGCGATTGGCATTATCTTATTTTGATATGCCAAGTGTTCAACAGCCCGAAGTCTTTTTAGGAAATTCCCCTACTTATTTTGATGAAAAAGGTAATATAAACGTACAAAGAACCAAAAAATTTTTACAAGATTACATCGACAGGTTTAGTCATTTAGTTGAAAATAAATAA
- a CDS encoding carboxypeptidase-like regulatory domain-containing protein gives MNKILTFLIVMISSVILAQTEIKGKVVDEFDMPITGANIIIKKKAKGTSTNFDGVFTLKAAINDELVVSFMGFKTRFIRVKSTKFLKIILKEDANQLAEVIITSLGIKKEKKALGYSATKLKAADINIEYR, from the coding sequence ATGAATAAGATTTTAACATTTTTAATTGTCATGATTTCGTCGGTTATACTAGCGCAGACTGAAATTAAAGGAAAAGTTGTAGATGAATTTGATATGCCTATAACGGGTGCAAATATTATCATCAAAAAAAAGGCAAAAGGAACAAGTACTAATTTTGATGGTGTTTTTACATTAAAAGCTGCTATTAATGATGAATTAGTGGTTTCATTTATGGGGTTCAAAACTCGTTTTATTAGGGTGAAATCAACAAAGTTTTTAAAGATAATTTTAAAAGAAGATGCGAATCAATTAGCGGAAGTTATTATTACTTCATTAGGAATAAAAAAAGAGAAAAAAGCCTTAGGATATTCGGCTACAAAACTTAAAGCTGCCGATATAAATATTGAATATCGCTAA
- the lepA gene encoding translation elongation factor 4, with protein MKKIRNFCIIAHIDHGKSTLADRLLDYTGAVTEREKKSQLLDNMDLERERGITIKSHAIQMDYTFEGEDYILNLIDTPGHVDFSYEVSRSIAACEGALLIVDAAQSIQAQTISNLYLALDNDLEIIPVLNKVDLPSANPEEVTDDIVDLLGCEPEDVIHASGKTGFGVDNILEAIINKVPAPVGNPDAPLKALIFDSVYNSYRGIETYFRVIDGSIKKNQRIKFMSTDTEYKADEVGTLKLEQEVKQEVKTGDVGYLITGIKVAKEVKVGDTITDFENPTTDIIDGFEDVKPMVFAGIYPVDTEDYEELRNSMEKLQLNDASLVFQPESSAALGFGFRCGFLGMLHMEIIQERLEREFNMTVITTVPNVSYHAYTKKNPTEIILLNNPTDLPDPSRLEKVEEPFIKASIITKSDFVGQVMSLCIEKRGEIVNQTYLTTERVELTFDMPLAEIVFDFYDRLKTVSKGYASFDYAPIGMRSSKLVRVDILLNGDPVDALSALLHADNAYTIGKKIVEKLKTLIPRQQFDIPIQAAIGAKIIARETTKALRKDVTAKCYGGDISRKRKLLEKQKKGKKRMRQVGNVEIPQEAFMAVLKLND; from the coding sequence ATGAAGAAAATTAGAAATTTTTGCATTATTGCACATATTGATCACGGTAAAAGCACGCTTGCCGATAGATTACTAGATTATACAGGAGCTGTAACGGAGCGAGAAAAGAAATCACAGTTACTAGATAACATGGATTTAGAGCGTGAACGTGGTATTACCATTAAATCGCACGCCATTCAAATGGACTATACTTTTGAGGGTGAAGATTATATTTTAAATTTAATTGATACACCAGGTCACGTAGATTTTTCGTACGAAGTATCTCGTTCAATTGCCGCTTGTGAAGGTGCATTATTAATTGTTGATGCTGCACAAAGTATTCAAGCACAAACAATTTCTAATTTATATTTAGCTTTAGATAATGATTTGGAAATTATTCCTGTTTTAAATAAAGTTGATTTACCATCAGCAAATCCTGAAGAAGTAACTGATGATATTGTTGATTTATTAGGCTGTGAACCAGAAGATGTAATTCATGCTAGTGGAAAAACTGGTTTTGGTGTTGATAATATTTTAGAAGCAATTATAAATAAAGTTCCTGCTCCTGTAGGAAATCCTGATGCGCCTTTAAAAGCCTTAATTTTTGATTCTGTTTACAATTCTTATAGAGGAATTGAAACTTATTTTAGAGTAATTGATGGTTCTATTAAAAAGAATCAGCGTATTAAATTTATGTCAACAGATACCGAATATAAAGCGGATGAAGTTGGTACTTTAAAATTAGAACAAGAGGTAAAACAAGAAGTAAAAACAGGAGATGTAGGATACCTAATTACAGGTATTAAAGTTGCAAAAGAAGTAAAAGTAGGGGATACAATTACTGATTTTGAAAATCCTACTACTGATATTATAGATGGTTTTGAAGATGTAAAACCAATGGTTTTTGCAGGTATTTATCCTGTTGATACAGAGGATTACGAAGAGTTACGTAATTCAATGGAAAAATTACAATTAAATGATGCTTCTTTGGTATTTCAACCAGAAAGTTCAGCGGCTTTAGGTTTTGGTTTTCGATGTGGATTCTTAGGAATGTTACACATGGAAATTATTCAAGAACGTTTAGAACGTGAATTTAATATGACAGTAATTACTACTGTTCCTAACGTTTCTTACCACGCATACACAAAGAAAAATCCGACGGAAATTATTTTATTAAATAATCCGACAGATTTACCAGACCCATCAAGATTAGAAAAAGTTGAAGAACCTTTTATTAAAGCATCAATCATTACAAAATCTGATTTTGTTGGGCAAGTAATGTCGCTTTGTATTGAAAAAAGAGGGGAAATTGTAAATCAAACTTATTTAACGACTGAAAGAGTTGAATTAACTTTTGATATGCCTTTAGCAGAAATTGTATTTGATTTTTATGATAGATTAAAAACAGTTTCAAAAGGATATGCTTCTTTTGATTATGCACCTATAGGAATGAGAAGTTCAAAATTAGTTCGTGTAGATATCTTATTAAATGGTGACCCTGTTGATGCGCTTTCTGCATTATTACATGCAGATAATGCCTATACAATTGGAAAGAAAATAGTTGAAAAACTAAAAACATTAATCCCAAGGCAACAGTTTGATATTCCTATTCAAGCAGCAATTGGTGCGAAAATTATCGCCAGAGAAACAACAAAAGCGTTACGTAAAGATGTAACAGCAAAATGTTATGGTGGTGATATTTCACGTAAGCGTAAGTTATTAGAAAAGCAGAAAAAAGGTAAGAAAAGAATGCGTCAGGTAGGTAATGTTGAAATTCCTCAAGAAGCATTTATGGCTGTTTTAAAATTAAATGATTAA
- a CDS encoding porin family protein — protein MKNSLIFFFLFLSMAIFSQKDSLQIGDRYWEDQLYLNVTFNTLTNQPNKIDKNTFSFGFSAGYIKDIPLVKSGKMAIGIGLGYAIDSFNLNVEAVKEYSDNLHLNYMITANKLKTHTLEIPIQFRLRTSTQNSFSFWRLYTGINFSYNLSNTFSYTDDTIKAVDVLNSASYNKFQTGLTLSSGYKTFNFHVYYGLTPLLKNAFSNGGRVRSNIVRFGLAFYLL, from the coding sequence ATGAAAAATAGTCTTATATTCTTTTTTTTATTTTTATCAATGGCCATTTTCTCTCAAAAAGATTCCTTGCAAATAGGCGATCGTTACTGGGAAGATCAGCTTTATTTAAACGTAACTTTTAACACCTTAACAAATCAACCAAATAAAATTGATAAAAATACTTTTTCATTTGGTTTTTCGGCAGGGTATATAAAAGATATTCCGCTTGTAAAAAGTGGTAAAATGGCTATTGGTATTGGGCTTGGCTACGCAATAGATTCATTTAATCTTAATGTAGAAGCCGTAAAAGAATATTCCGATAATTTACATCTAAATTACATGATAACAGCCAATAAGCTAAAAACACATACCCTTGAAATCCCTATTCAGTTTCGGTTAAGAACATCTACCCAAAATAGTTTTTCTTTTTGGAGGCTTTACACAGGTATTAATTTTAGTTATAATTTAAGTAATACCTTTAGTTATACTGATGATACTATTAAAGCTGTCGATGTTTTAAACTCGGCTAGTTATAATAAATTTCAAACAGGATTAACACTTAGTTCGGGGTATAAAACCTTTAATTTTCATGTGTATTACGGATTAACACCTTTGTTAAAAAATGCTTTTTCAAATGGAGGTAGAGTTAGAAGTAATATAGTACGTTTTGGATTGGCTTTTTACTTATTATAA